A window of Thermoproteus sp. genomic DNA:
AGTCGCCACTGTTAACGCCCAGCTGTTGCGCCAAGCTCTTAGGCACATAGACGAAGGGCTCCGGCACGAGCTCCACTAGGAAGGGCACGTTGCGCGACATAGAGCCGCTGTGCCAAGTCTCAGTAAGCCTATTGGTGGTCATGGCTACTATCACGGCGTCTGTTATGCCCCACTGGCTTAACAGCGCCTGGAGCTCCTTGGGCTCCAACGCGACGCCCACAGGGTTGTTGTCCACCGCACTGGGCTGGTTCTGGAGGACCATTAGATTGTAGGGATTGAGCCAAGCTATGGTGGGGTACTGTATGGCCATAGAGACTACAGGCGACTCCACGGGCTCTGCATGTATCGGCCACTGGAAGTTATAGCCGGCGTACCACCCGCCCATGTCCTGTATGACCTTCAACGTCGCTGCCTTGAGGTCGCCGAGCTGGTTGTAATATTGCTGTAGGAGAGACCTCATCTTGTCGTAGTTGGGCTTGAATTGAGCCCAGCCGCCGCCGGAGTAGAACGGCCTCTTCAACGCCGCCTTTAGCGACAAGGCGTCTTGGTCCCAATACAGCGCGTCGTTGGCCCATAGGTACTTCATGCCGGTCGACGCGGCGAATTGGTCGAAAGACATCACGTTTACGCCTTGGTCCGTCTCCACCACGAACTTTCCGGGGAAGGCCAGCTGGCCCGTCCTTATGAACTCTATTATGTCCAAGCCGCCGAACACGTCGGCTATTCCGCTCAGCCTCCTCTTGAAGCTCTTGGGAGCCCAGAAGTTGTGGCCGGGCACGAAGGCCGGCCTGTAGTCGCCGGTGTATTCGTCTATGATTTCGCCCGTCTCTCCCGTCACGGTCCACTGTTGGCCCGCCGCCGTGACCACATCGGGCTTGCCTAACACCGCCACAAGCGAGTCGTAGTTGTACATAAAGCGCACGTTCATAGGCCACGACCAGCCCCAGTTCTTATACACGCCGAATTGAGAGCTGAACGTGCCGTCTATCTCCCCCGGCTGTCTCAACCTGTTGCTCCTCCTCATAGTCGTAAACTCGTCCCTCACCGGGTCGTAGATGCCTTGGTATATCAACACGGCATAGTTGATCTCCTTGTTAATTATACGCGGGTTGACTTGCGCCTCTATGTCCGCTATGGGCTCGGCCTGTCCGGTCCCGCCCGAGTAGTCCCAAGAGCGGTCCGGCTTCAACGGCCTTTCGTATACGAACACAACCTGGCCCTTCTTTCTGAACTTCACCTGCTCGCTCGAGACGCCGGCGGCCTCGCTGGGCAACAACACCGCGCCGGCCCTCCTCAAATACTGGTAGAGCTGAGCCATTATCCAGTAGTCGGGCCTGGACTCGCCTACTGGCGGGACGGCCCTCCAAGTCCATTGTATCACCCTATTGCCGTCGGTCCTGGTGCCCTCCTTCTCCGCGAAAGAAGCGCCGGGAAGCACAACATCGGCGAACCAGGCGGTCTCAGTCTCGAAGATGTCCGTAACGACTAGGAGGTCTAGGCTGGCAAGCCCGGCCATAACCATCTTAGCGTTGGGGTTGGTTACTGCAGGATTTTCGCCGAAGACAAACGCCGCCTTGATATTGCCCGCCAGGGCGTATCTGGGGAACGTGACCTCAGAGGCGCCGGCGCCGAACGGTATGTCGCATACCACAGTCCCGTTCTGGGGGTCGTCCTCGGGTATGGTGCCGCAGAAGATGCCCCAGGTCAGCTCCAAGCGGCGCCAGCCGTAGAACTCGAAGACTTCCAGAACTTTGGTCAGGTCGGCTTGGCCCCTAGAGGGGGCTGTTGTGGAGAAGTTCTTGAGGGCCCACTGCGGCACCTCCCAACTCCAAGCGTCGGGCATCCCTTGTAGCTTCCAGTCTTGGTACAACCTCACGTCAAATGTGGTGGCCGGTTGCGTGTAGTAGCTGGGCAACACGCCGAGGCCTCCTCCTTGCATATCGGTGGCCCCCTGCACGTTGCTGTGGCCTCTAAACGGATGCGTCCCGCCTCCGGGATAGCCCACGTTGCCCAACAACAACTGCGCTATGGCAGCCGCCCTAATTATGTTTATAGTAGCATCGGTGTGTTGCGTGAAGCCCATGGCCCACTGTATCACTCCGTGCTTCTTGTGGCCTGTCACGACGCCGCTGTTCTCCACATAGAGCTGCGCCGCGGTCCTCAAGAGGTCTTTCGAGGCCCCCGTTATGTTGGAGACCGTATCTATGTCGTATTCTTGGACAAGCGCCTTTAAGTCTTGTAGGTCGCTCTGAGTTATATTCCAACGGGACATGAGCCTTTGGAATTCGGGGAGCTGGTCTATGGGCGGGTTCCTCTCGAAGAAGGCGTAGTGGAGGAAGTAGAGCAATATGGCCGCGTCGGTGCCCGGCCTGAAGGGGACCCACAAGTCGCTGGCCTCGGCAGTCCTGCTGTAACGAGGGTCGAACGTGATGAGTATGGTGCCGCGCTCCCGTTTGCCCTTGAGGAAGTAGTAGAACGATAGGGGATGCGCCTCGGCCGGGCTTGAGAAGAACAACACCACGTCCGCCAGTGCCACGTCCTCTATAGAGGCGGTCTCGGCGCCCCAGCCGTAGGTCACAGCCAGCGAGGTGACCGTCGACGAGTGGCACTTACGGTACTGGGAGTCGGTGTTGGAGGTGCCCAAAAACGCAGCTAACTTCCTAGAGAGGTATGCCTCCTCGTTGGTGAGTATCGAAGAGCCTATGACCATAAACGGATTGGCGCCGCCGACGTAGTAGTAGCCGTCTTTCTGCTTCGGCGCGCCCGTCTGATTACGCCAAGAGTTCAATATGTCCGCCGCCTTGTTCGCTATATAGTTAAAGGCTTCCTCCCACGACACTCTCCTCCATTGCGGTGGGTATTTCTTGACGACGGCCACTAGGTCGTCCCAAGTCTTGGCGGCCAGTATCTCGTCCACAGGCGGCTTGGGCCCCGTCCTGATCATCGGGTACATCAGACGCCGCTGGTTGTTGACGAGCT
This region includes:
- a CDS encoding molybdopterin-dependent oxidoreductase, with amino-acid sequence MTVTTTRRTFLKISALAALALGLPSSAQVQLPFVTGKTSWALGEIGGKTGLQQARVTPTICPYCSMGCSIDMYTNGQTVLWSAGSPDSYINWGALCPKGKAAFQLVNNQRRLMYPMIRTGPKPPVDEILAAKTWDDLVAVVKKYPPQWRRVSWEEAFNYIANKAADILNSWRNQTGAPKQKDGYYYVGGANPFMVIGSSILTNEEAYLSRKLAAFLGTSNTDSQYRKCHSSTVTSLAVTYGWGAETASIEDVALADVVLFFSSPAEAHPLSFYYFLKGKRERGTILITFDPRYSRTAEASDLWVPFRPGTDAAILLYFLHYAFFERNPPIDQLPEFQRLMSRWNITQSDLQDLKALVQEYDIDTVSNITGASKDLLRTAAQLYVENSGVVTGHKKHGVIQWAMGFTQHTDATINIIRAAAIAQLLLGNVGYPGGGTHPFRGHSNVQGATDMQGGGLGVLPSYYTQPATTFDVRLYQDWKLQGMPDAWSWEVPQWALKNFSTTAPSRGQADLTKVLEVFEFYGWRRLELTWGIFCGTIPEDDPQNGTVVCDIPFGAGASEVTFPRYALAGNIKAAFVFGENPAVTNPNAKMVMAGLASLDLLVVTDIFETETAWFADVVLPGASFAEKEGTRTDGNRVIQWTWRAVPPVGESRPDYWIMAQLYQYLRRAGAVLLPSEAAGVSSEQVKFRKKGQVVFVYERPLKPDRSWDYSGGTGQAEPIADIEAQVNPRIINKEINYAVLIYQGIYDPVRDEFTTMRRSNRLRQPGEIDGTFSSQFGVYKNWGWSWPMNVRFMYNYDSLVAVLGKPDVVTAAGQQWTVTGETGEIIDEYTGDYRPAFVPGHNFWAPKSFKRRLSGIADVFGGLDIIEFIRTGQLAFPGKFVVETDQGVNVMSFDQFAASTGMKYLWANDALYWDQDALSLKAALKRPFYSGGGWAQFKPNYDKMRSLLQQYYNQLGDLKAATLKVIQDMGGWYAGYNFQWPIHAEPVESPVVSMAIQYPTIAWLNPYNLMVLQNQPSAVDNNPVGVALEPKELQALLSQWGITDAVIVAMTTNRLTETWHSGSMSRNVPFLVELVPEPFVYVPKSLAQQLGVNSGDYVELWTARGGLKMRAFVTDGEAYVTVAGQTVPVVNVIWAFSFEGYDTGPEGNFLVPDVGDVVTTIQESKAWLGAIRKAPSV